Proteins from one Candidatus Thermoplasmatota archaeon genomic window:
- a CDS encoding CxxC-x17-CxxC domain-containing protein — translation MNSSTPTARSAAPPRVQIEVTCTACNQTATVPFQPTPGRPVFCAACFAKRGPTAFGARGGGSRPRTFGTDLNRSAPKKRMLSQGRKAHFVYDVLEVLTREGQMAEEQRRAFVEMLFTRGSRQSTEAARDFLAEKQGDETVTPVEAARIDRLLEQYSFRR, via the coding sequence ATGAACTCCTCTACACCTACCGCGCGCTCCGCCGCGCCCCCCCGCGTGCAGATCGAGGTGACCTGCACGGCGTGCAACCAGACGGCGACCGTTCCTTTCCAGCCGACGCCCGGTCGACCGGTCTTCTGCGCCGCGTGTTTCGCGAAGCGCGGCCCCACCGCGTTCGGCGCGCGCGGCGGTGGCTCGCGCCCCCGCACGTTCGGCACGGACCTGAACCGGTCGGCGCCGAAGAAGCGCATGCTCTCGCAGGGCCGCAAGGCCCACTTCGTGTACGACGTGCTCGAAGTGCTGACGCGCGAGGGCCAGATGGCGGAGGAGCAGCGCCGCGCCTTCGTCGAGATGCTTTTCACCCGCGGCTCGCGCCAATCCACGGAGGCGGCCCGCGATTTCCTCGCCGAGAAGCAGGGGGACGAGACGGTGACGCCCGTCGAGGCGGCCCGCATCGACCGGCTCCTCGAGCAATACTCCTTCCGCCGCTGA
- a CDS encoding CxxC-x17-CxxC domain-containing protein, with product MPDPSPARSAAPREAVEVTCASCGVSTTVPFTPTPGRPVYCRACFSKRSGPGSPAGGGPSRGPPRTEFRSEAPRGSTTRRRMLSQGRKAHFVYDVLEILGRENRMAGEVRRTFVEMLFTRGARQSTDAAIEYIASKVDDKTLTTAEGQQLSRLVDRYSFWR from the coding sequence GTGCCGGATCCTTCGCCCGCGCGGTCGGCCGCGCCCCGGGAAGCCGTCGAGGTCACGTGCGCCTCGTGCGGCGTTTCCACCACCGTCCCGTTCACGCCCACGCCTGGTCGGCCCGTTTATTGCCGCGCGTGCTTCTCGAAGCGCTCGGGGCCCGGGTCGCCCGCGGGCGGCGGCCCTTCGCGAGGCCCTCCCCGGACGGAATTCCGGAGCGAGGCCCCGCGCGGCTCGACGACCCGTCGCCGGATGCTCTCCCAGGGTCGGAAGGCGCACTTCGTCTACGACGTGCTTGAGATCCTCGGTCGCGAGAACCGCATGGCGGGCGAGGTCCGCCGCACCTTCGTCGAGATGCTCTTCACGCGCGGCGCGCGGCAGAGCACGGACGCGGCGATCGAGTACATCGCGTCGAAGGTCGACGACAAGACCCTCACGACCGCCGAGGGGCAGCAGCTCTCCCGGCTCGTGGACCGATACTCCTTCTGGCGCTGA